A window of the Flavobacterium sangjuense genome harbors these coding sequences:
- a CDS encoding lmo0937 family membrane protein, with protein MMSIKTNWILTNNFQTIMQNLLYSIVILLLIFWALGFFIYNTGSIIHLLLLAAVVVVLLKIIKGEKV; from the coding sequence ATGATGTCAATCAAAACAAACTGGATACTAACAAATAATTTTCAAACTATCATGCAAAATCTACTTTACTCAATCGTGATATTATTACTCATATTCTGGGCATTAGGGTTTTTCATATACAACACAGGCAGTATTATCCATCTTTTACTATTAGCTGCAGTCGTAGTTGTATTGCTTAAAATCATAAAAGGAGAAAAAGTGTAG
- a CDS encoding DUF3810 domain-containing protein produces MKRKYILPLFLLFQIIFLKVLAFFPETIERHYSNGLYVFTSRFERTVLGWIPFSFGDIMYGILIVYLLISIWKTRKTWQKQWKDNLLKVVSCLSVFYFIFHLLWALNYYRLPLFEKMNIKREYSNEDLYAFTEKLIAKTNEVQFAITHNKNQKVTNPYSQDSIFNMTQNGYDNLAKQYPFFKYEIPSRKKSLFSLPLTYMGFGGYLNPFTNESQVNYKLPMYGFPNVVCHEMAHQIGFASESECNFIGFMACIKNDDLYFQYAAYNVALRYCLGNVIMKDEEKFKALRPKINPGIIENFKESELFWEQYDTFIDKGFHAFYDQFLKANQQKDGLESYSKFVDLLINYYKEKEF; encoded by the coding sequence GTGAAACGCAAATATATACTTCCTCTTTTTCTGTTATTTCAAATCATTTTCCTGAAGGTTTTAGCCTTCTTCCCCGAAACTATTGAACGCCATTACAGCAACGGATTGTATGTTTTCACTTCGAGATTTGAGCGCACCGTTTTAGGCTGGATTCCGTTCTCTTTTGGCGATATCATGTATGGAATTCTAATTGTTTATTTGTTGATTTCTATCTGGAAAACCCGAAAAACATGGCAAAAACAATGGAAGGATAATCTACTGAAAGTGGTAAGCTGCCTTTCTGTTTTCTACTTTATATTTCATCTTCTTTGGGCATTGAATTATTATCGCCTGCCGCTGTTTGAGAAAATGAATATCAAAAGAGAATACAGCAACGAAGATTTATATGCGTTTACCGAAAAGCTGATTGCCAAAACCAACGAAGTACAATTCGCCATTACGCACAACAAAAATCAGAAAGTGACCAATCCGTATTCGCAGGACAGCATTTTCAACATGACGCAAAATGGTTATGACAATTTAGCCAAACAATATCCTTTTTTCAAATATGAAATTCCAAGCCGAAAGAAATCACTGTTTAGTTTGCCCTTGACTTATATGGGTTTTGGCGGTTATCTAAATCCGTTTACCAATGAATCGCAGGTGAATTACAAGTTACCGATGTATGGTTTCCCAAATGTAGTTTGTCATGAAATGGCACACCAAATTGGCTTTGCCAGCGAAAGCGAATGCAACTTTATCGGCTTTATGGCCTGTATCAAAAATGATGATTTGTATTTTCAGTATGCTGCTTATAACGTGGCTTTGCGCTATTGTCTGGGGAATGTGATTATGAAAGACGAAGAAAAATTCAAAGCGTTAAGACCGAAAATCAATCCCGGAATCATTGAGAACTTTAAAGAAAGTGAGCTTTTTTGGGAACAATACGACACCTTTATTGACAAAGGATTTCACGCTTTTTATGATCAATTCCTAAAAGCCAACCAACAAAAAGACGGTTTGGAAAGCTATAGTAAGTTTGTTGATTTATTGATTAATTACTACAAAGAAAAAGAATTTTAA
- a CDS encoding HPP family protein, translating into MPIKKIKRGYRRTRYILYRETLINFREHFWAFVGSFIGIGIIAYLQSKTLPHSDVIYLIGSFGASSVLVYGVIQSPLAQPRNLIGGHLVSAIIGVTVQKFAPDILWITAPLAVSLSIVLMQITKTLHPPGGATALIAVTGSVELKNLGYWYVISPVLVGSIILLVAALFFNNITANRQYPVNKKFSEIRKRIPFLPKYENDK; encoded by the coding sequence ATGCCAATCAAAAAAATAAAAAGAGGTTATCGTAGGACAAGATATATTCTTTACAGAGAGACCCTGATTAATTTTAGAGAACACTTTTGGGCATTTGTTGGTTCGTTTATTGGCATTGGTATCATTGCTTACTTGCAATCAAAAACTTTACCTCATTCTGATGTGATTTATCTAATTGGCTCTTTTGGCGCTTCAAGTGTATTGGTATATGGTGTAATTCAAAGTCCATTGGCACAACCCAGAAACCTAATTGGTGGACATTTAGTTTCAGCCATAATTGGTGTTACCGTTCAAAAATTTGCTCCTGATATTTTGTGGATTACGGCACCACTTGCTGTTTCATTGTCCATTGTTTTAATGCAAATAACTAAAACATTGCATCCACCCGGAGGAGCAACAGCTTTGATTGCCGTGACTGGTTCTGTTGAATTGAAGAATCTTGGTTATTGGTATGTAATATCACCTGTTTTGGTTGGAAGTATAATTTTACTTGTTGCGGCCTTGTTCTTTAATAATATTACAGCTAATAGACAATATCCCGTTAACAAGAAGTTTTCTGAAATTAGAAAACGAATTCCTTTCTTACCAAAATATGAAAATGATAAATAA
- a CDS encoding DUF6265 family protein, with product MKSHKLPLVIALVLACLASCKNNSSEKKFDKLEKLNWLVGNWEQKLPDGTLKETWTKQNDSTFSGDSYFITPKDTVHFESIKLTQRAEELTYNATVVGQNNDEPVQFKLTSDADNTFAFENPAHDYPQKITYKKINGTSLVATISGKQQGKPTSESYAMTKK from the coding sequence ATGAAATCACACAAACTTCCTTTGGTTATTGCACTTGTTCTTGCCTGTTTAGCATCATGTAAAAATAATTCTTCCGAAAAAAAGTTCGACAAACTCGAAAAGCTGAATTGGCTTGTTGGCAATTGGGAACAAAAACTTCCTGATGGAACCTTAAAGGAAACCTGGACAAAGCAAAATGACAGCACGTTTAGCGGAGACAGTTATTTTATCACCCCTAAAGACACGGTTCATTTTGAAAGCATAAAGCTTACGCAGCGTGCTGAGGAATTAACCTATAATGCTACAGTTGTTGGACAAAATAATGATGAGCCTGTTCAATTTAAATTAACTTCGGATGCAGATAACACTTTTGCTTTTGAAAACCCAGCTCATGATTACCCACAAAAAATCACTTATAAAAAAATAAATGGAACTAGTTTAGTTGCAACAATTTCCGGAAAGCAACAAGGAAAACCGACTTCGGAAAGCTATGCAATGACTAAAAAATAA
- a CDS encoding TonB-dependent siderophore receptor has translation MYRYITILALTLTTSAVGFAQESNDDFQDELYAVNDTVKNKKGEALKEVVIISQQQKTVVKGGKANIKPLDLPQASMVIGKETIMQQQILRLSDALKNANGIYVAGASNASGNNQEELGSRGFTFSGANTFKNGVRFNGSLIPETASLESIEILKGSSALLYGNVAPGGILNLITKKPRFNHGGELSIRTTEYNFFKPTIDVYGAVNNSNTVAYRFISSYEQGNSFRDDVQTRRIYFNPSFLFDISAKTNILVEADYTSDNRTPDFGLATIDYKVVELPRNSFLGFDWGKFDSEQVGFTSTINHDLNKNWQLKGIFSYQGYSTDLLSSLRPNAGINDPNNANNNLVRANGDWIRGVQKTDSEQDYSLVEADLTGTFNTGKMKHTLLFGADADQSNTVTLAYKNINYYDKINIYNPNVILAKNPTYANTLIPSMDKNTNTLANVKRAGVYFQDLIEVTQKVKVLAGLRYSYLENTSEVFTYSSTPTAPVVTETHDNIFSPKLGLVFQPTKNNSVFASYSDSFVLNTGTDRNLKALPNSRIDQYEVGIKNEFFKGHLVANLTTYLIDYGNLAQTDFSNGNTNTNIKELAGAYQSKGVELDITGHHKGLRLIAGYSFNETKYTKSNIYDAGTHLRFSPKHTANASAFYTFENTKLKGFEFGLQSTFIGERLGGRLRPNNASTAAEMARKPIPVDGFLQFDASVGYSIKDFSIRARLSNLANVVSYYVYDDNTVTPIAPRMLTTTVSYKF, from the coding sequence ATGTATAGATATATTACAATTCTCGCCTTAACACTTACTACTAGTGCCGTTGGTTTTGCCCAAGAATCCAATGATGATTTCCAAGACGAACTTTATGCTGTAAACGATACAGTAAAAAACAAAAAAGGAGAAGCCTTAAAAGAAGTAGTGATTATTTCACAACAACAAAAAACCGTGGTTAAAGGTGGAAAAGCCAACATCAAACCACTTGACTTACCGCAAGCCTCTATGGTAATCGGTAAAGAAACCATCATGCAACAACAAATATTAAGACTCTCAGATGCGCTTAAAAACGCTAACGGTATTTATGTTGCAGGTGCCAGCAATGCTTCAGGAAACAATCAGGAAGAATTAGGTTCAAGAGGATTTACTTTTAGCGGTGCTAACACATTTAAAAACGGTGTGAGATTTAACGGATCGTTAATTCCTGAAACAGCTTCGCTTGAAAGTATAGAAATTTTAAAAGGAAGCTCCGCACTTTTATACGGAAACGTTGCTCCGGGTGGAATTTTAAACCTTATCACCAAAAAACCAAGATTCAATCACGGTGGTGAATTGAGTATCAGAACGACAGAATATAACTTTTTCAAACCTACCATTGATGTTTATGGAGCAGTGAACAACAGTAATACTGTGGCTTACCGTTTTATCAGTAGCTATGAGCAAGGAAACAGTTTTAGAGATGATGTGCAAACCAGAAGAATCTATTTCAATCCATCATTCTTATTTGACATTTCAGCAAAAACAAATATTTTAGTTGAAGCGGATTATACAAGTGACAACAGAACACCTGACTTTGGTTTGGCTACCATTGATTATAAAGTGGTTGAATTGCCAAGAAATTCATTCTTAGGTTTTGATTGGGGAAAATTTGACTCAGAACAAGTAGGCTTTACTTCTACCATCAATCACGATTTAAACAAAAACTGGCAATTGAAAGGGATTTTCTCTTACCAAGGTTACAGCACTGATTTATTGTCGAGTTTAAGACCAAATGCAGGAATTAATGATCCTAACAACGCAAACAACAACTTAGTTCGTGCCAATGGCGATTGGATTAGAGGTGTTCAAAAAACAGACTCAGAGCAAGATTACAGCTTAGTTGAAGCAGATTTAACCGGAACCTTCAACACCGGAAAAATGAAACACACTTTACTTTTTGGTGCAGATGCCGACCAAAGTAACACTGTCACTTTGGCTTACAAAAACATCAATTATTATGACAAAATCAACATCTATAATCCGAATGTGATTCTTGCCAAAAATCCAACCTACGCCAATACACTTATCCCTTCAATGGATAAAAACACTAACACTTTGGCCAATGTTAAAAGAGCCGGAGTTTACTTTCAGGACTTAATTGAAGTTACTCAAAAAGTAAAAGTATTAGCCGGTTTACGTTACAGCTATCTTGAAAACACCTCTGAAGTATTCACATATTCTTCAACACCAACTGCACCGGTTGTAACAGAAACACACGATAATATATTTTCTCCAAAATTAGGTTTGGTTTTCCAACCAACTAAAAACAATTCTGTTTTTGCAAGCTATTCTGATTCATTTGTGTTAAACACCGGAACTGACAGAAATCTAAAAGCTTTACCAAACTCAAGAATCGATCAATACGAAGTGGGAATTAAAAACGAATTCTTCAAAGGTCATTTGGTTGCTAATTTGACAACTTATTTAATCGATTACGGAAATTTAGCGCAGACCGATTTCTCAAACGGAAATACCAATACCAACATCAAAGAATTAGCTGGAGCTTACCAAAGTAAAGGAGTTGAGTTAGACATTACAGGCCACCACAAAGGTTTAAGATTAATCGCCGGATACAGTTTTAACGAAACAAAATATACTAAAAGTAATATCTATGATGCTGGTACACATCTAAGATTTTCACCAAAACATACCGCTAATGCAAGTGCGTTTTATACTTTTGAAAACACCAAATTAAAAGGATTCGAATTTGGTTTACAATCAACTTTTATCGGAGAAAGATTAGGCGGAAGATTAAGACCAAACAATGCGTCAACTGCTGCTGAAATGGCAAGAAAACCAATTCCTGTTGACGGATTTTTACAATTCGATGCATCAGTTGGTTATTCCATCAAAGATTTTTCAATAAGAGCAAGATTATCGAACTTAGCAAATGTAGTTAGCTATTATGTTTATGATGATAATACCGTTACCCCTATTGCCCCAAGAATGTTAACCACTACAGTATCTTATAAATTCTAA
- the prfA gene encoding peptide chain release factor 1, with the protein MLERLQYVKQRFDEISDLIIQPDVIADQKRYVQLNQEYKALKDLMEKREELINVTGNIAEANEIIADGSDAEMVEMAKMQLDEAKERLPELEEEIKFMLIPKDPEDAKNVMVEIRAGTGGDEASIFAGDLYRMYTKYCESRGWRTSTVDMNEGTSGGFKEVIFEVTGEDVYGTLKFEAGVHRVQRVPQTETQGRVHTSAATVMVLPEAEEFDVQIDMNDVRVDFFCSSGPGGQSVNTTKSAVRLTHIPTGLVAQCQDQKSQHKNKDKALEVLRSRLYEQELAKKQEEDATKRSSQVSSGDRSAKIRTYNYAQGRVTDHRIGLDVFDMDGVMNGKIQKFVDELQLVNNMEKLKESEVF; encoded by the coding sequence ATGTTAGAAAGACTTCAATATGTAAAACAGCGTTTCGACGAGATTTCGGATTTGATTATTCAGCCCGATGTCATTGCCGATCAAAAGCGTTATGTACAGTTAAATCAGGAATATAAAGCTCTGAAAGATTTGATGGAAAAGCGTGAAGAGCTTATTAATGTTACCGGAAATATTGCTGAAGCAAATGAAATTATTGCTGATGGTTCTGATGCCGAAATGGTAGAAATGGCCAAAATGCAATTGGACGAAGCCAAAGAACGTTTGCCGGAATTAGAAGAAGAAATCAAATTCATGCTGATACCAAAAGATCCGGAAGATGCCAAAAATGTAATGGTTGAAATTCGTGCCGGAACTGGAGGAGATGAAGCTTCAATTTTTGCAGGAGATTTATACAGAATGTATACTAAATATTGTGAATCTAGAGGTTGGAGAACTTCTACGGTTGATATGAATGAAGGAACTTCAGGAGGTTTTAAAGAGGTTATCTTTGAAGTAACCGGAGAAGACGTTTACGGAACATTGAAATTTGAAGCCGGAGTTCACCGTGTACAACGTGTACCACAAACCGAAACACAAGGTAGAGTTCATACTTCTGCAGCAACGGTTATGGTTTTACCTGAAGCCGAAGAATTTGATGTACAAATTGATATGAATGATGTTCGTGTCGATTTCTTCTGTTCGTCTGGCCCTGGCGGACAATCGGTTAATACGACTAAATCTGCTGTGCGTTTGACACACATCCCAACCGGATTAGTAGCACAATGTCAGGATCAAAAATCGCAGCATAAAAATAAAGATAAAGCTTTGGAAGTTTTACGTTCGCGTTTATACGAACAAGAATTAGCCAAAAAACAGGAAGAAGATGCAACAAAACGTTCATCACAGGTAAGCTCAGGTGATCGTTCGGCAAAAATCAGAACTTATAATTATGCGCAAGGTCGTGTGACTGACCACAGAATTGGATTGGATGTTTTTGATATGGATGGTGTGATGAACGGAAAAATTCAAAAATTTGTTGACGAACTTCAGTTGGTGAACAATATGGAAAAACTAAAAGAAAGCGAAGTTTTCTAA
- a CDS encoding PepSY-associated TM helix domain-containing protein, producing the protein MKQVTIRNLHRDLGYFYIGLIISFAFSGILMNHRESWHPEKYTIETKAIEVKLPAEEKINEPFADSLGKALGIDDKIRRHNVKKGTFKISFEKHDVEIDMETGKGEIVSFQKTPIISQMMKLHKNTSNWWIYYSDIFGISLITIAITGAIMIPAGKFTFKRRGWKLAIAGLLFPLLFLFLLG; encoded by the coding sequence ATGAAGCAAGTCACTATCAGAAACCTGCACCGCGACTTAGGTTATTTTTATATTGGACTAATCATTTCTTTTGCCTTCTCAGGGATTTTGATGAATCACAGGGAAAGCTGGCATCCTGAAAAATATACGATTGAAACCAAAGCCATCGAAGTTAAATTGCCTGCGGAGGAAAAAATCAACGAACCGTTTGCTGATTCTTTGGGAAAAGCTCTTGGTATTGATGACAAAATTCGTCGTCACAATGTAAAAAAAGGAACCTTCAAGATTTCATTCGAAAAACACGATGTTGAAATTGATATGGAAACTGGTAAAGGTGAAATTGTTTCTTTTCAAAAAACACCTATCATCAGCCAAATGATGAAGTTGCACAAAAACACTTCTAACTGGTGGATTTATTACTCTGATATCTTTGGAATATCATTAATCACAATAGCGATTACAGGAGCGATTATGATTCCTGCCGGAAAGTTTACCTTTAAACGTAGAGGTTGGAAACTGGCCATCGCCGGATTACTTTTCCCTCTATTGTTTTTGTTCTTATTGGGTTAA
- a CDS encoding chloride channel protein produces the protein MTSYTKIKKKIRLIITRKLIIASLLISVLSSFLAISLKHTTEYLESIFFLKAANNTIYMFVFPIIGLLIIHFLRQYLFKKKENKGITEIFDATKSKNKSLPLYKIPSHFVNGLFTVAFGGSTGIEVSTVVSTAAIGAASHRKENVFRNYKTELICVGITAGITILFSSPIAGILFSMEVIAKKTNKIFFLTNIIALTIASALLLLMNEEPLFSVTITTWHFYAIPYFILLGILAGINSVFLTKMVLFFKRQYGKIASDYHKIIIGALILSLSLAEFPQLYGDGYHAMKDIFSATNPVTTLSLIATILGILILKPIVTSATLASGGDGGVFAPSLFIGAFLGLLMATILNTFFDANVIPINFMVIGMAAVLSASIHAPFTALFLVCGMINDYTLFFPILAVALIAKYTSKLIFPFTVYNYNRA, from the coding sequence ATGACTTCCTATACAAAAATTAAAAAAAAAATCAGACTAATTATAACCCGAAAACTGATTATAGCTTCGTTGCTGATTAGTGTTCTTTCTTCCTTTTTGGCCATATCATTAAAGCATACAACGGAATATTTAGAAAGCATTTTCTTTTTGAAAGCAGCCAACAACACTATTTACATGTTTGTGTTTCCAATTATTGGATTGCTTATCATTCACTTTTTACGCCAGTATTTATTCAAGAAAAAAGAAAACAAAGGCATTACTGAAATTTTTGATGCGACCAAATCAAAGAATAAAAGCTTACCGTTATATAAAATCCCATCGCATTTTGTCAATGGATTGTTTACCGTTGCTTTTGGTGGCTCCACCGGAATCGAAGTTTCAACCGTTGTCTCGACGGCTGCAATTGGTGCAGCATCACATAGAAAAGAAAATGTTTTCAGAAACTATAAAACGGAACTGATTTGCGTCGGAATTACAGCCGGAATTACAATTTTATTCAGCAGTCCGATTGCCGGTATTTTGTTTTCGATGGAAGTCATTGCCAAAAAAACGAATAAGATTTTCTTTTTGACCAACATCATTGCGCTAACGATAGCTTCTGCTTTGTTACTATTAATGAACGAAGAACCGTTGTTTAGTGTTACCATTACCACTTGGCATTTTTATGCAATTCCTTATTTTATTTTGTTGGGAATATTAGCCGGAATTAATTCTGTTTTCCTTACCAAAATGGTGTTGTTCTTTAAACGACAATACGGGAAAATTGCAAGTGATTATCATAAAATTATCATTGGTGCATTAATTTTGAGTCTTTCATTGGCTGAATTTCCACAATTATATGGTGATGGTTATCATGCCATGAAAGATATATTTTCGGCAACCAATCCAGTCACTACTCTAAGTCTTATAGCAACAATTCTCGGAATACTTATTTTAAAACCTATTGTCACTTCAGCCACACTAGCCTCTGGCGGCGATGGCGGTGTGTTTGCTCCCAGCCTATTTATTGGTGCCTTTTTGGGATTATTAATGGCTACGATTTTAAATACATTTTTCGATGCCAATGTTATTCCGATTAATTTTATGGTCATTGGAATGGCCGCTGTTTTAAGTGCCAGCATTCATGCTCCTTTTACTGCTCTGTTTTTGGTATGTGGAATGATAAATGATTATACTTTGTTTTTCCCAATTTTAGCAGTGGCACTGATTGCCAAATATACTTCGAAACTAATTTTTCCATTTACAGTTTATAATTATAATCGCGCATAG
- a CDS encoding aminoacyl-histidine dipeptidase produces MSQEIRNLEPKVLWNKFADLNAVPRPSKKEGRVIEFMKNFGNSLGLETFEDEIRNVIIRKPATPGMENRKTVVLQGHLDMVHQKNNDTNFDFDTQGIDMYVDGDWVRARGTTLGADNGLGVAAIMAILESKDIPHPAIDALFTIDEETGMTGALNLKGGILKGEILLNLDTEEDDEIDIGCAGGVDVTATRSYNPEETPEGSVGYTITVKGLNGGHSGMDIHKGLGNANKIMNRLLFDGFENFGLQIAEINGGSLRNAIPRESVAKVIVAGMYDEAFVFDMQEIINDIKFEFKTTEPNLAIEIVKSDLPASVMDLGVQEGLLRAIYAAHNGVYRMSADMADLVETSNNISKVVVKDGEITIQNLTRSSVESSKFDLANALRSAYELFGCEVEFGGSYPGWTPNVKSEILDLLVNIYEKQNAAKPSVVACHAGLECGILGTNYPGMDMISFGPTIHGAHSPDERASIKSSQKFWKFYLEILANIPERK; encoded by the coding sequence ATGAGCCAGGAAATTAGAAACCTTGAACCAAAAGTACTTTGGAATAAATTCGCCGATTTGAATGCGGTTCCTCGTCCGTCAAAGAAGGAAGGACGTGTGATTGAATTCATGAAAAACTTTGGTAACAGTTTAGGATTGGAAACTTTTGAAGACGAAATCCGCAACGTAATCATCCGCAAACCGGCAACTCCTGGAATGGAAAACAGAAAAACTGTTGTACTGCAAGGGCATTTGGACATGGTGCACCAAAAAAATAACGACACTAATTTTGACTTCGATACGCAAGGAATTGACATGTATGTTGATGGCGATTGGGTTCGTGCACGCGGAACTACGCTTGGCGCGGATAACGGTTTAGGTGTTGCAGCGATTATGGCCATTTTGGAAAGCAAAGATATTCCGCATCCTGCGATTGATGCGTTGTTTACGATTGATGAAGAAACCGGAATGACTGGCGCTTTGAACTTAAAAGGCGGAATTTTAAAAGGAGAGATACTGTTGAATTTAGATACCGAAGAAGACGATGAAATTGATATTGGTTGTGCCGGTGGAGTAGACGTAACAGCAACCAGAAGTTACAATCCGGAAGAAACTCCGGAAGGCTCTGTTGGTTACACGATAACGGTTAAAGGTTTGAATGGTGGCCATTCCGGAATGGATATTCATAAAGGATTAGGGAATGCCAACAAGATTATGAACCGTTTATTGTTTGATGGTTTTGAGAATTTTGGTTTGCAGATTGCTGAAATCAACGGTGGAAGTTTGCGTAATGCGATTCCGCGTGAAAGCGTGGCGAAAGTGATTGTTGCGGGTATGTATGATGAAGCATTTGTATTTGATATGCAGGAAATCATTAACGATATTAAATTTGAATTTAAGACTACTGAACCCAACTTAGCCATCGAAATTGTAAAAAGCGATTTGCCTGCATCTGTTATGGATTTAGGCGTTCAGGAAGGATTGTTGCGTGCTATTTATGCCGCACACAATGGTGTTTACCGAATGAGTGCTGATATGGCTGACTTGGTAGAAACTTCGAATAATATTTCTAAAGTGGTTGTGAAAGATGGTGAAATTACCATTCAGAATTTAACGCGTTCCTCTGTAGAAAGTTCAAAATTTGATTTGGCTAATGCTTTGCGTTCGGCGTATGAATTGTTTGGTTGCGAAGTTGAATTTGGCGGAAGCTATCCGGGTTGGACACCAAATGTCAAATCAGAAATATTGGATTTATTAGTAAACATCTACGAAAAACAAAATGCTGCTAAACCAAGTGTTGTGGCTTGTCACGCCGGATTGGAATGTGGAATTTTGGGAACCAATTATCCAGGAATGGATATGATTTCGTTTGGGCCAACAATCCACGGTGCGCATAGCCCTGATGAAAGAGCATCGATTAAATCATCACAGAAATTCTGGAAGTTTTATTTAGAGATATTGGCGAATATTCCTGAAAGAAAATAG
- a CDS encoding CHASE3 domain-containing protein: MKLSRIYKSAIFLKSIFVVSIFAIFFIAAVTFKHISVLDSSSKRVTHSYDINLELERLMSYIKDAETGQRGFLITKDSTFLVPYIKSKTKIDGSFAKVKKYTKDNPAQENNLRKLEFFISKRQNYLSITLHLSLKKSIDDKEIKKALIIGKETMDSIRNQIDKMILYEKKTLKGRELYYKDTIKVTPIFVYITLLITLLLISISYTRIIKDLDKLQISNNSLVVLNESNNLAEIVGSFGSWQLNVDTKEYTFSDNSYRLLGYEPKAFFASQENFMKYIHPEDLSAFSEASSKMIENGSMAPFTYRVIRKDKKVRYFRTTARIVTNKSGQEILIGTTSDVTEEVLASLSLEQQNIELEASNKELVAFNYVASHDLQEPLRKIQTFVSRLADKEYDNLSENGKEFMTRINNSVERMRILIDDLLQYSRTTKTEKVFESTDLNDLIENAKNDLLQSIEEKNAIIKSDKLPVMTVISFQIQQLFANLIGNSLKYSKTDTVPKIKISCKKVIAFEEELIPKKTKDKFYKITFTDNGIGFEQEYAEKIFVLFNRLHNKNEYVGTGIGLAICKKIVENHKGFIFAKGKPNAGATFTIYLPEDNH; encoded by the coding sequence ATGAAATTAAGTAGAATCTATAAATCGGCTATTTTTCTCAAAAGCATTTTTGTGGTTTCTATTTTTGCTATTTTTTTCATTGCAGCCGTAACTTTCAAGCATATTAGTGTATTAGATAGTTCTTCTAAACGGGTTACTCATTCCTATGATATCAACCTAGAATTGGAACGTTTAATGTCGTATATAAAAGATGCTGAAACCGGTCAGCGTGGATTTTTAATCACTAAAGATTCTACCTTTTTAGTTCCTTATATAAAATCCAAAACGAAAATTGATGGTTCTTTTGCTAAAGTTAAAAAATATACAAAAGATAATCCTGCTCAAGAAAATAATCTCCGAAAATTAGAATTTTTCATCAGTAAAAGACAAAATTATCTTTCTATTACCTTGCATTTATCGCTAAAAAAATCAATAGATGATAAAGAAATAAAAAAAGCTTTAATTATTGGTAAGGAAACAATGGATAGCATTCGGAATCAAATAGATAAAATGATTCTTTATGAGAAAAAAACATTAAAAGGAAGAGAATTGTATTATAAAGACACCATCAAGGTTACTCCAATTTTTGTTTATATAACGCTTTTGATTACGCTTTTGTTAATCTCTATTTCCTATACCCGAATTATTAAAGATTTAGATAAATTACAAATTTCCAACAACAGTCTGGTTGTGTTGAATGAATCAAATAATCTGGCTGAAATAGTCGGTAGTTTTGGTAGTTGGCAATTAAATGTTGATACCAAAGAATATACTTTTTCAGACAACAGTTATCGACTGCTTGGTTATGAACCGAAAGCTTTTTTTGCTAGCCAGGAAAACTTTATGAAGTATATTCATCCTGAAGATCTTTCCGCTTTTAGTGAGGCTAGTTCTAAAATGATAGAAAATGGCAGCATGGCACCATTTACTTACAGAGTGATTAGAAAAGATAAGAAAGTCAGATATTTTAGAACTACAGCCCGAATTGTAACCAATAAATCAGGACAAGAAATTTTAATTGGAACCACCAGTGATGTTACGGAAGAAGTTTTGGCTTCTTTGTCATTGGAACAACAAAACATAGAATTAGAAGCCAGTAATAAAGAACTGGTCGCTTTTAATTATGTTGCCAGTCATGATTTACAGGAACCATTGCGGAAAATTCAAACCTTTGTTTCCCGATTGGCTGACAAAGAATATGACAACCTATCCGAAAACGGAAAAGAGTTCATGACCCGAATCAACAATTCTGTTGAACGAATGCGAATTCTTATTGATGATTTGTTGCAATATTCGAGAACTACAAAAACAGAGAAAGTTTTTGAAAGTACCGACTTGAATGACTTAATAGAAAATGCTAAAAACGATCTATTGCAATCAATCGAGGAAAAAAATGCGATTATCAAAAGTGATAAGTTGCCGGTAATGACTGTAATTTCGTTTCAAATCCAGCAATTATTTGCTAATCTGATTGGCAATTCACTAAAATACAGCAAAACCGACACTGTTCCGAAAATTAAAATTTCGTGCAAAAAGGTAATTGCTTTCGAGGAAGAATTGATTCCTAAAAAGACAAAAGACAAGTTCTATAAAATTACTTTTACAGATAACGGGATTGGTTTTGAGCAGGAATATGCTGAAAAAATATTTGTATTATTCAACCGTCTTCATAATAAGAATGAATATGTTGGTACCGGAATTGGTTTGGCCATTTGTAAAAAAATTGTTGAAAACCATAAGGGATTTATTTTTGCCAAAGGAAAACCAAATGCCGGAGCAACTTTTACCATTTACCTTCCGGAAGACAACCACTAA